The Cyprinus carpio isolate SPL01 chromosome B17, ASM1834038v1, whole genome shotgun sequence genome has a window encoding:
- the fbxo30a gene encoding F-box only protein 30a, with translation MEELHIHCLKCVNRRCMVRPEPSISCDLMGCPLVCGAVFHSCKLNEHRLLCLYERVPCLNRGFGCPFTLARVKMAQHLETCPASVVCCTMEWNRWPVSYADRKSYDNLSKEVCDVEQLDMALALQDQRMLLESLKVATTVTKALDKQNQDNSSPQDSDPENELIETDKEPHGGPYTISVESSRSFAATLDVLHSAKNIDLIVESLDGEEQNGGCNSVRNGDGDFSTDTKESDTDSDSDLGAVGGADCPFPVDPEDERDDWLENSGCGESSEEEGEMNGGIELSGLHNKGNTDSQVRLERVSASSNVRQVLPHHSIPVLAREPEMAHLPQLPLPLPISVPNLMHNNVLHHLPFRIEDRWLERKLENLQILRGMNLFTINGRRTLFSDPYLFKAKMEDKAVDTSDLEVADDPMGLHGIDLITAALLFCLGDSPGGRSISDSRFVDGYRIDFGTQTFSLPSAILATSTMVGDIASASACDHASPQLSNPTPFHTLRLDLVLECVARYQTKQRSMFTFVCGQLFRRDEFSSHFKNVHGDIHAGLNGWMEQRCPLAYYGCTYSQRRFCPSVQGFRIIHDRHLSSFGVQPGLAAYPDEPLSRTDTCQFRSHCDHLSDLPFELLQHIASFLDGFSLCQLSRVSRTMRDVCASLLQSRGMVVLLWEKTKRADGTSSWQIQDKVWRFSTAFDTVNEWKFANISSMADHLKTCKFNTITRREEAVPLPCMSFTRELTKEGRSLRSVLKPVI, from the exons ATGGAGGAGCTTCATATCCATTGCCTGAAATGTGTCAACCGCCGATGTATGGTTAGACCAGAGCCTAGCATTTCCTGTGACCTCATGGGTTGCCCTCTTGTATGTGGGGCGGTTTTTCACTCATGCAAACTGAATGAGCACCGCTTGCTGTGTCTGTACGAAAGAGTACCATGTCTGAACCGTGGATTTGGATGTCCATTCACCCTAGCCAGGGTCAAAATGGCACAGCACCTTGAAACATGCCCAGCCAGCGTTGTGTGTTGCACTATGGAATGGAATCGATGGCCAGTGAGTTATGCAGATCGCAAGTCGTACGATAACTTGAGTAAGGAGGTTTGTGACGTGGAGCAGCTCGACATGgctttggccctccaggatcagcGAATGTTGCTGGAGTCACTTAAAGTGGCGACCACTGTGACAAAAGCTCTGGATAAGCAAAATCAGGACAATTCCAGCCCCCAGGATTCAGACCCGGAAAATGAATTAATTGAAACAGACAAGGAACCGCATGGTGGACCTTACACAATTTCAGTGGAAAGCAGTAGAAGCTTTGCTGCCACTTTGGACGTTCTCCATAGTGCAAAAAATATTGACTTGATTGTGGAGAGTCTTGATGGCGAGGAACAGAATGGAGGCTGCAACAGTGTTAGGAATGGCGATGGGGACTTCAGCACTGACACAAAGGAAAGTGAcactgattcagattcagatctGGGAGCGGTAGGTGGGGCTGACTGTCCTTTTCCAGTAGACCCTGAAGACGAAAGAGATGATTGGCTGGAGAACAGTGGATGCGGTGAATCTTCTGAAGAAGAAGGTGAAATGAATGGTGGGATAGAACTCAGTGGACTTCATAATAAAGGGAACACTGACAGCCAGGTTAGACTTGAAAGGGTCAGTGCCTCTTCAAACGTAAGGCAGGTTTTACCTCATCATTCCATACCTGTTCTAGCACGGGAGCCTGAAATGGCCCACTTGCCCCAACTACCTCTTCCTTTGCCCATCTCTGTGCCTAACCTGATGCACAACAATGTTCTGCACCATTTGCCTTTTAGAATTGAGGACCGATGGTTGGAGCGCAAGTTGGAGAATCTCCAGATACTCAGGGGAATGAACTTGTTTACAATCAACGGGCGAAGGACTCTGTTTTCCGACCCCTATTTATTCAAAGCCAAGATGGAGGACAAGGCTGTGGACACGTCGGACCTTGAGGTGGCAGATGATCCGATGGGTCTTCACGGCATTGACCTCATCACCGCTGCTTTGCTCTTTTGTTTGGGAGACTCACCTGGAGGTAGGAGCATCTCAGACAGTCGCTTTGTAGATGGGTATCGAATTGACTTTGGCACGCAAACCTTCTCCCTCCCTTCTGCCATACTGGCAACCAGCACCATGGTAGGTGACATTGCCTCAGCATCTGCCTGTGACCACGCCAGTCCGCAACTCTCCAACCCCACTCCATTTCACACCCTCAGATTAGACCTCGTTCTGGAGTGTGTGGCACGCTATCAGACCAAACAGCGTTCAATGTTTACCTTCGTATGCGGACAACTGTTTCGCAGGGATGAGTTCTCCTCCCATTTTAAGAACGTCCATGGTGACATACATGCTGGCCTTAATGGTTGGATGGAGCAAAGGTGTCCATTGGCGTACTATGGATGCACCTACTCACAAAGAAGATTCTGCCCTTCGGTACAAGGATTCAGAATCATCCATGACCGACACCTGAGCTCCTTTGGGGTGCAACCTGGGTTAGCAGCTTATCCCGATGAGCCTCTATCCAGAACTGACACCTGTCAGTTCAGGTCCCACTGTGACCACCTTAGTGACCTGCCCTTTGAGTTACTCCAGCACATTGCGAGCTTCTTGGATGGCTTTAGCCTGTGCCAACTCTCCAGGGTGTCTCGCACTATGAGGGACGTTTGTGCCAGTCTTCTTCAATCCCGTGGCATGGTGGTCCTGCTCTGGGAGAAGACAAAGCGAGCTGATGGAACCTCATCCTGGCAGATACAAGACAAG gtgTGGCGGTTCAGTACGGCGTTCGACACTGTGAACGAGTGGAAGTTTGCCAACATTTCCAGCATGGCCGACCACCTGAAGACATGCAAGTTTAACACCATAACACGGAGAGAAGAAGCTGTCCCACTTCCATGTATGAGTTTCACAAGAGAACTTACAAAAGAGGGACGCTCTCTACGTTCAGTGCTTAAACCAGTGATATAG